A genomic region of Micromonospora sp. NBC_01796 contains the following coding sequences:
- a CDS encoding multicopper oxidase family protein, translating to MVARRQLLAAGAAGGAALVIPAASRPASAYASVRSVSALNPTTIPKYVTDLVIPPVMPPLAQSGQHALDEYRIAVRQFQQQVLPPSYPKTTVWSYGSPGHGNTFSWPAYTVEAKVGRPVRITWANELVDDKGNFLPHLLTVDPTLHWANPGGGIEHRDHRPTFTSAPEAYKGPVPMITHLHGAHTTPENDGYPEAWYLPAARNIPDGYAPVGKFYDEFHETFARQHKAAWKAGSATFQYPNDQRATTLWYHDHTLGMTRLNIYAGPVGFYLLRGGPADVAPGVLPGPAPALNDPPGSRYYEIPLVIQDRTFNEDGSLSYPSVAAIDGFDGPYIPDSDVSPMFNQTFFAETIVVNGNTWPVLKVEPRRYRFRLLNACNSRFLVLRIAGDATARPAATAVPIWQIGSDGGFLPKAVRHEQLVIGNAERVDVVVDFTGIAEGTALYLVNEGPDHEFSGGTPGTDYAVANPATTGQVMKFLVGSLVAPDGSLPPEQLELPAFAPLGKESGTRQFSLNVQNSTVVPAAGTVAHLAGGVDAAGARQPLRWHDPIRDKPSLGATEIWEFRNFTPHAHPVHIHQVQFQVLGRGPDGQTPPDPSESGFKDTVVTLPGHLTRVKAKFDLPGRYVWHCHILEHEDNEMMLPFFVGQAPKGGAHTGDGGKDGTDPVLTAAGVTMLAAAAATGIVLTRRTPTGSSA from the coding sequence ATGGTTGCACGAAGGCAACTTCTCGCGGCCGGTGCCGCAGGTGGTGCCGCACTGGTGATCCCGGCGGCGAGCCGCCCGGCGAGCGCGTACGCGAGCGTCCGGTCCGTGTCCGCGCTGAATCCCACGACCATCCCGAAGTACGTCACCGACCTGGTGATCCCACCGGTGATGCCACCGCTGGCCCAGAGCGGGCAGCACGCCCTCGACGAGTACCGGATCGCCGTACGACAGTTCCAGCAGCAGGTGCTGCCGCCCAGCTACCCGAAGACGACGGTCTGGAGCTACGGCTCACCGGGCCACGGCAACACCTTCTCCTGGCCGGCGTACACCGTCGAGGCCAAGGTCGGTCGCCCGGTCCGGATCACCTGGGCGAACGAACTGGTCGACGACAAGGGCAACTTCCTGCCGCACCTGCTGACCGTCGACCCCACCCTGCACTGGGCCAACCCGGGCGGCGGCATCGAACACCGGGACCACCGCCCCACCTTCACCTCGGCCCCCGAGGCGTACAAGGGCCCGGTCCCGATGATCACCCACCTGCACGGTGCGCACACCACCCCGGAGAACGACGGTTACCCCGAGGCGTGGTACCTGCCCGCCGCCAGGAACATCCCCGACGGGTACGCCCCGGTCGGCAAGTTCTACGACGAGTTCCACGAGACCTTCGCCCGGCAGCACAAGGCGGCCTGGAAGGCCGGCTCGGCCACCTTCCAGTACCCGAACGACCAGCGGGCCACCACGCTCTGGTACCACGACCACACCCTCGGCATGACCCGGCTGAACATCTACGCCGGACCGGTCGGGTTCTACCTGCTGCGCGGCGGCCCCGCCGACGTCGCGCCGGGTGTCCTGCCCGGACCGGCACCGGCGTTGAACGACCCGCCGGGCTCCCGGTACTACGAGATTCCGCTGGTCATCCAGGACCGTACGTTCAACGAGGACGGGTCGCTGTCGTACCCGAGCGTGGCGGCGATCGACGGGTTCGACGGGCCGTACATCCCGGACAGCGACGTGTCGCCGATGTTCAACCAGACGTTCTTCGCCGAGACCATCGTGGTCAACGGGAACACCTGGCCGGTGCTCAAGGTCGAGCCCCGCCGCTACCGGTTCCGCCTGCTCAACGCCTGCAACTCGCGCTTCCTCGTACTGAGGATCGCCGGGGACGCGACCGCCCGGCCGGCCGCCACCGCCGTACCGATCTGGCAGATCGGGTCCGACGGCGGGTTCCTGCCCAAGGCGGTGCGGCACGAGCAACTGGTGATCGGCAACGCCGAGCGGGTGGACGTGGTCGTCGACTTCACCGGCATCGCCGAGGGGACCGCGCTGTACCTGGTCAACGAGGGGCCGGACCACGAGTTCAGCGGCGGTACGCCCGGCACCGACTACGCGGTGGCCAACCCCGCGACCACCGGACAGGTGATGAAGTTCCTGGTCGGTTCGCTCGTCGCACCCGACGGGAGCCTTCCGCCGGAGCAACTGGAACTGCCCGCGTTCGCCCCGCTGGGCAAGGAGTCGGGCACCCGGCAGTTCTCGCTCAACGTGCAGAACTCGACCGTGGTGCCGGCCGCTGGCACGGTCGCGCACCTTGCCGGCGGGGTGGACGCGGCCGGCGCGCGGCAGCCGCTGCGCTGGCACGACCCGATCCGGGACAAGCCGAGCCTGGGAGCCACCGAGATCTGGGAGTTCCGGAATTTCACCCCGCACGCGCACCCGGTGCACATCCACCAGGTCCAGTTCCAGGTGCTCGGTCGGGGGCCGGACGGCCAGACGCCCCCGGACCCGTCGGAGTCCGGCTTCAAGGACACGGTTGTCACGTTGCCCGGCCACCTCACCCGGGTCAAGGCGAAGTTCGACCTGCCCGGCCGGTACGTCTGGCACTGCCACATCCTGGAGCACGAGGACAACGAGATGATGCTCCCGTTCTTCGTCGGACAGGCGCCCAAGGGCGGTGCGCACACCGGCGACGGCGGCAAGGACGGCACCGACCCGGTGCTGACCGCGGCCGGGGTGACCATGCTCGCGGCAGCAGCCGCCACCGGCATCGTCCTGACCCGCCGCACCCCCACCGGTTCCTCCGCCTGA
- a CDS encoding NUDIX hydrolase, whose protein sequence is MTTEQEFLDNYDPRAFPALAVTVDVVTLTIRDGGLHVLLVTRGAPPFAGHRALPGGFVRDEPLEAAAVRELAEETGLHPGEGALARLHLEQLASYGDPDRDPRMRIVSVAYLAFAPSLPDPQAGSDAAAAAWVPVGSAGALAFDHTAILAAGLERARSKLEYTPLATAFLGERFTIGELRAVYTSVWGEELHAGNFHRKVLSVPGFVESTGETTSRGGERGGPRARLYRAGDAKLLHPALLRPSREDGVR, encoded by the coding sequence ATGACCACCGAGCAGGAATTCCTCGACAACTACGACCCGCGTGCGTTCCCGGCGCTGGCCGTCACCGTCGACGTGGTCACCCTGACCATCCGCGACGGGGGCCTGCACGTACTGCTGGTCACCCGCGGGGCACCGCCGTTCGCCGGGCACCGTGCCCTGCCCGGCGGATTCGTCCGGGACGAGCCGCTCGAGGCGGCAGCGGTCCGCGAGCTCGCCGAGGAGACCGGACTGCATCCCGGCGAGGGCGCACTCGCCCGGCTGCACCTGGAGCAGCTCGCCAGCTACGGCGACCCCGACCGGGACCCGAGGATGCGGATCGTGTCGGTCGCCTACCTGGCGTTCGCACCCAGCCTGCCCGACCCGCAGGCCGGCTCCGACGCCGCCGCGGCGGCCTGGGTCCCGGTCGGCTCGGCCGGCGCCCTCGCCTTCGACCACACCGCGATCCTCGCCGCCGGACTGGAACGGGCCCGGTCCAAGCTGGAGTACACCCCGCTGGCCACCGCCTTCCTCGGCGAACGGTTCACCATCGGCGAGCTGCGCGCGGTCTACACCTCGGTCTGGGGCGAGGAACTGCACGCCGGGAACTTCCACCGCAAGGTGCTGTCCGTACCCGGCTTCGTGGAGAGCACCGGCGAGACCACCAGCCGGGGCGGCGAGCGCGGCGGACCCAGGGCCCGCCTCTACCGGGCCGGCGACGCCAAACTGCTCCACCCGGCCCTGCTCCGGCCGTCCCGAGAGGACGGTGTGCGATGA